A window of Acidobacteriota bacterium contains these coding sequences:
- a CDS encoding adenosylhomocysteinase → MSKGDFADRSLAPKGKLRIEWADRQMPVLAAVRARFEKEKPLRGIRLAACLHVTTETGVLARTLAAGGAEVALCASNPLSTQDDVTASLSLDDGIATYAIKGEDNATYYRHMDEILSIKPQFTMDDGADLVSRLHTDRKDLLAGVVGGTEETTTGVIRLKSMAAEGVLKYPIIAVNNAMTKHLFDNRYGTGQSTIDGVIRATNVLLAGRTVVVSGYGWCGKGVASRARGLGAHVVVTEIDPIRAIEAVMDGLGVLPMSEACRVGDVFITVTGNKHVLRAEHYAAMKDGAILSNSGHFNVEIDIPELEKMAKGKRRVREFVDEYTMKDGRRIFLLGEGRLINLAAAEGHPAAVMDMSFANQALGTEHMVRHAARMENRVYDVPEEIDREIARLKLETLGFKVDILSAEQEKYLRSWSEGT, encoded by the coding sequence GTGAGCAAGGGAGACTTCGCCGATCGCTCGCTCGCCCCCAAGGGAAAGCTACGGATCGAATGGGCCGACCGGCAGATGCCGGTCCTCGCCGCGGTGCGGGCCCGCTTCGAGAAGGAAAAACCCCTCAGGGGAATCCGCCTCGCCGCGTGCCTGCACGTGACCACCGAGACCGGCGTTCTCGCGAGAACCCTCGCGGCCGGCGGGGCCGAGGTGGCCCTGTGCGCCAGCAACCCGCTGAGCACGCAGGACGACGTCACCGCCTCGCTGTCCCTCGACGATGGCATCGCGACGTACGCGATCAAGGGCGAGGACAACGCCACGTACTACCGCCACATGGACGAGATCCTCTCGATCAAGCCGCAGTTCACGATGGACGACGGGGCCGACCTCGTCTCCCGCCTGCACACCGACCGGAAGGACCTCCTCGCGGGGGTCGTCGGCGGAACCGAGGAGACGACGACCGGCGTGATAAGGCTCAAGAGCATGGCCGCGGAGGGGGTCCTCAAGTACCCGATCATCGCGGTCAACAACGCGATGACCAAGCACCTCTTCGACAACCGGTACGGGACGGGGCAGAGCACGATCGACGGCGTCATCCGCGCGACGAACGTGCTCCTCGCCGGGCGGACCGTCGTCGTCTCCGGCTACGGCTGGTGCGGCAAGGGGGTGGCGTCGAGGGCGCGGGGCCTGGGGGCGCACGTCGTGGTGACCGAGATCGATCCGATCCGCGCGATCGAGGCGGTGATGGACGGCCTGGGCGTCCTGCCGATGTCCGAGGCCTGCCGCGTCGGCGACGTCTTCATCACGGTCACCGGCAACAAGCACGTCCTGCGCGCCGAGCATTACGCGGCGATGAAGGACGGGGCGATCCTCTCGAACTCCGGGCACTTCAACGTCGAGATCGACATCCCCGAGCTCGAGAAGATGGCGAAGGGGAAGCGCCGCGTCCGCGAGTTCGTCGACGAATACACGATGAAGGACGGACGGCGGATCTTCCTGCTGGGCGAGGGGCGCCTCATCAACCTCGCCGCGGCGGAGGGGCACCCGGCGGCCGTGATGGACATGTCGTTCGCGAACCAGGCTCTCGGCACCGAGCACATGGTCCGGCACGCCGCCCGCATGGAGAACAGGGTCTACGACGTCCCGGAGGAGATCGACCGGGAGATCGCCCGCTTGAAGCTCGAGACGCTGGGCTTCAAGGTCGACATCCTCTCCGCCGAGCAGGAGAAGTACCTGAGGTCATGGTCGGAAGGGACCTGA
- a CDS encoding IPT/TIG domain-containing protein has translation MSTGIRGRVARGLLALALALGAGIAGAGAATLEVFSLSPAFTPFSIAGRTVTIRGVGFRASTTVKFDAVVSPTVTFIDSRTLTAVVPTVAAAKVSTVTVTDSVNGSDTFYPFQYSGPVFFVATTGLDTNAGTTPTTPFRTIGKGLTAATSTTPTEVRVAAGTYVENNLTIQNDSILSCGWAPGFATRDPEANISVIDGNRAAFVIRTGGLATVSVIDGCTIIRGLRDGFGGGGFVVTADSPVVNNSVFVGNASTTMGGAIYSTASTSYGAVPTFSNNVIIGNRAYNKQGGGIVFYSNYNPQPPVRVSLDGNVIVGNRSFNSRGGGFALTTGSYVNYNAGKLVAANNMIGFNRGRSGAGFDVTLQGYSDYYQISLNNNLIFNNSAPGLGGGLSFQGAGTFDGYVRQSTIANNVAGPAQGAGFAAQSSVVMPANFVISDLVLWANNGGDTFGQVDARAVYSDSGTLMPGAGNISVNPAFASGPLGNFYLRQGDPNSGPDSPAVNAGSASAVTLAVDPVTTRNDLVLDGGLADMGFHYAPAGTNSPAVVTLSRLDPSSGDFGGSEWVLLRGAGFDPGAVASFDGVNATRTIYLTANRLIAQPAAHVQALVNARVTDPDTTFSELASAYRFLDNEPPVWSLTVGVQSAVTGVDCQRSVVLDWNDAVDTASNPVVYEIYREDCIPSGSTSNPCANFGYVPSATDFKGTTLETTWVDTNIPSTGQDPKYVYAVRARDSASTGTNKEWNFAKRVSLASSVATDTFPPSPVGNTLTFVSPTVLDWTAAIGATQYGMYRTTAAALYASPGTLVKLATLTKLNNDFNGDLVTDSQYTDATVPALNQVFFYKVSALDVCNVETTSELGP, from the coding sequence ATGTCGACGGGGATTCGCGGTCGGGTCGCGAGAGGTCTGCTCGCGCTGGCGCTGGCGCTGGGCGCCGGGATCGCCGGGGCGGGGGCCGCGACCCTCGAGGTGTTTTCTCTCTCTCCGGCCTTCACGCCGTTCAGCATCGCCGGCAGGACCGTGACGATTCGCGGCGTCGGTTTCAGGGCCTCGACCACCGTCAAATTCGACGCCGTCGTGTCCCCGACGGTCACGTTCATCGACTCGAGGACTCTCACGGCCGTCGTGCCCACCGTGGCCGCAGCGAAGGTCAGCACCGTGACCGTCACCGACTCGGTGAACGGGAGCGACACCTTCTACCCGTTCCAGTACTCCGGCCCCGTCTTCTTCGTGGCGACCACGGGCCTTGACACGAATGCCGGAACGACGCCCACGACGCCGTTCAGGACGATCGGCAAGGGCCTGACCGCGGCCACCTCGACGACGCCGACCGAGGTCCGGGTCGCCGCCGGCACGTACGTCGAGAACAATCTCACCATTCAGAACGACTCGATTCTCTCGTGCGGATGGGCGCCCGGGTTCGCGACGCGAGATCCCGAGGCGAACATCTCCGTCATCGACGGAAACCGGGCGGCCTTCGTCATCCGCACCGGCGGCCTGGCCACCGTCTCGGTCATCGACGGGTGCACGATCATCCGCGGGCTTCGCGACGGGTTCGGGGGCGGCGGCTTCGTCGTCACCGCCGACAGCCCGGTCGTGAACAACAGCGTCTTCGTCGGGAACGCCTCGACGACGATGGGGGGCGCGATCTACTCGACCGCGTCGACCTCGTACGGCGCCGTCCCCACCTTCAGCAACAACGTCATCATCGGCAACCGCGCCTACAACAAGCAGGGGGGCGGCATCGTCTTCTACTCGAATTACAATCCCCAGCCGCCGGTGAGGGTGAGCCTCGACGGCAACGTCATCGTCGGCAACCGGTCCTTCAACAGCCGGGGGGGCGGCTTCGCCCTCACGACCGGAAGCTACGTCAACTACAACGCCGGAAAGCTCGTCGCCGCGAACAACATGATCGGGTTCAACCGGGGGAGGAGCGGCGCCGGGTTCGACGTGACGCTCCAGGGGTACAGCGACTACTACCAGATCTCGCTCAACAACAACCTCATCTTCAACAACAGCGCCCCCGGGCTCGGGGGGGGACTCTCCTTCCAGGGAGCCGGGACCTTCGACGGATACGTGAGGCAGTCCACGATCGCGAACAACGTCGCCGGGCCGGCGCAGGGAGCCGGCTTCGCCGCCCAGAGCTCCGTGGTCATGCCCGCGAACTTCGTCATCAGCGACCTCGTTCTGTGGGCGAACAACGGAGGGGACACCTTCGGCCAGGTGGACGCGCGGGCGGTCTACTCCGACTCGGGGACGCTCATGCCCGGCGCCGGGAACATCTCCGTCAACCCGGCCTTCGCGTCGGGACCCCTGGGGAACTTCTACCTCCGGCAGGGCGACCCCAACTCCGGCCCCGACAGCCCGGCGGTCAACGCGGGGAGCGCGAGCGCCGTCACCCTCGCCGTCGATCCGGTCACGACGCGGAACGACCTCGTCCTCGATGGCGGGCTCGCCGACATGGGCTTTCACTACGCCCCCGCCGGCACGAACTCGCCGGCCGTGGTCACCCTCTCGCGCCTCGATCCGTCGTCGGGAGACTTCGGTGGAAGCGAGTGGGTCCTCCTTCGCGGCGCGGGATTCGACCCGGGGGCGGTGGCGAGCTTCGACGGGGTGAACGCGACGCGCACGATCTACCTGACCGCCAATCGGCTCATCGCCCAGCCCGCGGCGCACGTGCAGGCGCTGGTCAACGCGAGGGTGACCGACCCCGACACGACGTTCAGCGAGCTGGCGAGCGCGTACCGGTTCCTGGACAACGAGCCTCCCGTATGGTCGCTGACCGTCGGCGTGCAGTCCGCGGTCACCGGCGTGGACTGCCAGCGCTCCGTCGTCCTCGACTGGAATGACGCCGTCGACACCGCCTCGAACCCGGTCGTGTACGAGATCTACCGCGAGGATTGCATTCCGTCGGGAAGCACGTCGAACCCATGCGCGAACTTCGGCTACGTCCCGAGCGCGACCGATTTCAAGGGGACGACCCTCGAGACGACCTGGGTCGACACCAACATCCCCTCGACGGGGCAGGATCCCAAGTACGTCTACGCGGTGCGCGCGCGCGACAGCGCGTCGACCGGGACGAACAAGGAGTGGAACTTCGCGAAGCGCGTGTCGCTCGCGAGCAGCGTGGCCACCGACACGTTCCCCCCCTCGCCGGTCGGAAACACGCTGACCTTCGTGTCGCCGACGGTGCTGGATTGGACGGCGGCCATCGGCGCCACCCAGTACGGGATGTACCGGACGACCGCGGCGGCCCTGTACGCGAGCCCGGGAACGCTCGTGAAGCTCGCGACGCTCACGAAGCTGAACAACGACTTCAACGGCGATCTCGTCACCGACTCCCAGTACACGGACGCCACCGTCCCGGCGCTCAACCAGGTCTTCTTCTACAAGGTGTCGGCGCTCGACGTATGCAACGTCGAGACCACCTCGGAGCTCGGTCCCTAG
- a CDS encoding tetratricopeptide repeat protein has protein sequence MKRAGRLTVLSLVALGFVAAGIVYVPSPDEAFVVTRSFLGGSPRLEAPGLKWSVPLLSRHHSYRASPFPVEISVGRTGGAGAASREGAGIQIAMRLRLAPDPESFRALDSVLGSAYRDPGRLAEIVAGPLRAVAAASAYDALLSLEPGTRATMVAAARRAVSDAGMRLTDVDALEIWPRAEFAPAESASPEARRVLLIGLDGADWQFVDPLIAAGKMPRLAALVASGVRARLKTVEPVLSPIIWTSIATGKRPEKHGILDFLATDSRTGASIPVTSSMRKARAFWGMLSSRGISVGTIAWWASWPAEPVLGFQVTDRVAYQVFSGAPSGEGLRGRTYPEPLVLSLSAQTGAAREAAGRDAAELLGRPAGAETDEQELLSILTSTRIYHRAALALMREYRPRVMAVYYEGTDTVAHLFMRYAPPRLPGVRAEDVARWGMVTERYYLLQDRLLGEILDAAGPDASVMVVSDHGFRSGSGRPQTDPRIGIGAAADWHRKFGIFAASGPGFRSGAVLEDLSVLDVTPTLLALLDQPAARDMDGVVATAALDRAAGRPVPEPIPSYEALGEWRRPADEASGRGEAQAAVDREMIAKLTALGYIGQTGPNAENNTGLTLLRQGRHEEAVHAFREALRNDPDFVQARINLARALMSTGDSAGALENLLAVQARDPNAPDVDNLLGNIHLDRGELSRAETTFRRALDRDERNPNLWNSLGIVLDREGRGGEAIAAYRRVVAIDGDYAEAINNIGLVLRSQGRVAEAIAQFEAAKKADADFPGSYNNLGLMYQDAGDPNAAIAAYDEGLRVDPENPIILNNRGSVLMALGRTEEAKAMFSRAIVADPNYPSAHNNLGAALAALGDEQGEFDAYLKAIDLDPNYVDARFNLALNLSRRRRPDEALRTLDALLKISPAHARALAQRALLLAQAGKTAEALVSAEKASAATPRWTFARNLYARLLAAAGRREEALREARMSLSLDPNQPDVESLLRELTATIGSKP, from the coding sequence TTGAAGCGCGCCGGCCGGCTCACCGTTCTCTCCCTCGTGGCCCTGGGGTTCGTCGCCGCGGGGATCGTCTACGTCCCTTCCCCCGACGAGGCCTTCGTCGTCACGCGGTCTTTCCTCGGCGGATCCCCCCGGCTCGAGGCGCCGGGCCTGAAGTGGAGCGTCCCCCTTCTCTCGCGTCATCACTCCTATCGCGCGAGCCCCTTCCCCGTCGAGATCTCCGTCGGTCGCACAGGCGGCGCCGGCGCGGCGAGCCGCGAGGGGGCGGGGATCCAGATCGCCATGCGCCTGCGCCTCGCACCCGATCCGGAATCGTTCCGCGCCCTCGACTCCGTTCTGGGTTCGGCCTACCGGGACCCTGGCCGCCTCGCGGAGATCGTGGCCGGGCCGCTGCGCGCGGTCGCGGCCGCCTCCGCGTACGACGCCCTCCTCTCGCTCGAGCCCGGGACGCGCGCGACGATGGTAGCCGCCGCCCGGCGGGCCGTGTCGGACGCGGGGATGCGCCTCACCGACGTCGACGCTCTCGAGATCTGGCCCCGCGCCGAGTTCGCGCCCGCGGAAAGCGCATCGCCCGAGGCCCGGCGCGTCCTCCTCATCGGCCTGGACGGCGCCGACTGGCAGTTCGTGGATCCCCTGATCGCCGCCGGGAAGATGCCGCGCCTGGCGGCCCTCGTCGCGTCGGGGGTGCGCGCGCGGCTCAAGACGGTCGAGCCGGTCCTCTCTCCGATCATCTGGACCTCCATCGCCACCGGCAAACGCCCCGAGAAGCACGGCATCCTGGATTTCCTCGCGACCGACTCCCGCACGGGGGCGAGCATTCCCGTGACCAGCTCGATGCGCAAGGCCCGCGCCTTCTGGGGGATGCTCTCGAGCCGCGGGATCAGCGTGGGGACGATCGCCTGGTGGGCGTCCTGGCCGGCGGAGCCGGTGCTCGGGTTCCAGGTGACCGATCGCGTGGCGTACCAGGTCTTCAGCGGAGCGCCTTCGGGCGAGGGGCTCAGGGGCCGGACGTACCCCGAGCCCCTCGTCCTTTCGCTTTCCGCCCAGACGGGCGCGGCGCGCGAGGCGGCGGGGCGGGACGCGGCCGAGCTCCTCGGGCGGCCCGCCGGGGCGGAGACCGACGAGCAGGAGCTGCTGTCGATCCTCACGTCCACGCGGATCTACCACCGTGCGGCGCTCGCGCTGATGCGCGAGTACCGGCCGAGGGTCATGGCCGTCTACTACGAGGGGACCGACACCGTCGCGCACCTGTTCATGCGGTACGCGCCGCCGCGCCTCCCCGGCGTCCGCGCCGAGGACGTGGCGCGGTGGGGGATGGTGACGGAGCGGTACTACCTCCTGCAGGATCGCCTCCTGGGCGAGATCCTCGACGCCGCCGGGCCGGACGCCTCCGTGATGGTGGTGTCCGACCACGGGTTCCGGAGCGGCTCGGGCCGGCCGCAGACGGATCCGCGCATCGGGATCGGGGCCGCCGCGGACTGGCATCGCAAGTTCGGAATCTTCGCGGCGTCGGGTCCGGGGTTCCGGAGCGGGGCCGTCCTCGAGGATCTCTCGGTGCTCGACGTCACGCCGACGCTCCTCGCCCTGCTCGACCAGCCGGCGGCGCGGGACATGGACGGTGTCGTCGCGACGGCCGCGCTGGATCGCGCCGCGGGGCGTCCCGTGCCGGAGCCCATCCCCTCGTACGAGGCTCTCGGAGAGTGGCGGCGCCCGGCCGACGAGGCGAGCGGGCGCGGCGAGGCGCAGGCGGCGGTCGACCGCGAGATGATCGCGAAGCTCACCGCGCTCGGGTACATCGGGCAGACGGGACCGAACGCGGAGAACAACACCGGGCTGACGCTGCTGCGGCAGGGGAGGCACGAGGAGGCGGTTCACGCCTTCCGCGAGGCTCTCCGCAACGATCCGGATTTCGTACAGGCCCGGATCAACCTGGCCCGGGCGCTGATGTCCACGGGGGACTCCGCCGGGGCCCTCGAGAATCTGCTCGCGGTCCAGGCGCGCGACCCGAACGCGCCGGACGTCGACAACCTTCTGGGGAACATCCACCTCGATCGCGGCGAGCTCTCCCGCGCGGAGACGACGTTCCGGCGCGCGCTCGACCGGGACGAGAGGAACCCGAACCTCTGGAACAGCCTCGGCATCGTCCTCGATCGCGAGGGGAGAGGGGGAGAGGCGATCGCCGCGTACCGCCGCGTCGTCGCGATCGACGGGGACTACGCCGAGGCGATCAACAACATCGGCCTCGTCCTCCGCTCACAGGGAAGGGTGGCGGAGGCGATCGCCCAGTTCGAGGCGGCGAAGAAGGCGGACGCCGACTTTCCGGGCTCGTACAACAACCTGGGGCTGATGTACCAGGACGCCGGCGATCCGAACGCCGCGATCGCCGCCTACGACGAGGGGCTGCGCGTCGATCCGGAGAACCCGATCATCCTGAACAACAGGGGCTCGGTCCTGATGGCGCTCGGCCGCACCGAGGAGGCGAAGGCGATGTTCTCGCGGGCCATCGTGGCCGATCCGAATTACCCGTCCGCCCACAACAACCTCGGAGCGGCCCTCGCCGCGCTGGGGGACGAGCAGGGGGAGTTCGACGCCTACCTGAAGGCGATCGACCTCGATCCGAACTACGTCGACGCCCGGTTCAACCTCGCGCTGAACCTCTCCCGGCGACGGCGCCCCGACGAGGCGCTGCGGACGCTCGACGCGCTGCTGAAGATATCCCCGGCGCACGCCCGTGCGCTGGCGCAGCGCGCGCTCCTCCTCGCGCAGGCGGGGAAGACGGCCGAGGCCCTCGTGAGCGCCGAGAAAGCCAGCGCCGCGACCCCGCGCTGGACCTTCGCGCGGAACCTGTACGCCCGCCTCCTCGCGGCGGCCGGCAGGCGCGAGGAGGCTCTGCGCGAGGCGAGGATGTCGCTGTCCCTCGACCCGAACCAGCCGGACGTCGAGAGCCTTTTGCGCGAGCTGACCGCTACCATCGGCTCGAAGCCATGA
- a CDS encoding LptF/LptG family permease yields MNRLQRYVLKEMLGPTFVGLLAYGLVLLMNLSLEAAEMAIRRDLPTGLVLRFIILSLPRIVVLTLPMAVLVGVLVGIGRLAADGEIAALKALGYDVRRLVVAAAALGIGTATITWLVFDLAVPTTNYAQHQLQAEIFISSDLNREIQPRAFYEKIPDLLIYADSANPADGTLEQVLLYQKATDGTEEISTAARARIEYLEGRGDLSFHLEDVISHEWDRAHPEGYQLAHRAEESIVRPPDVFTTEMLRSLKDPPPPNLREQDVAQIRKTIEEFRHMPKGPGRKRVLNEALVELHKKFSIPATCFVFALLGLPISLAQRRGGKAWGFLVSLVVIAIQYFLLTAGEQMADRGRVSPAVAMWAGNAIFGAAALLMLATGGRWSWDPTALAERWRGRRYRGDRAPKPAAAPAASQGPESIRPGRTEPRRTGLLRWLPAIDVYLLRTLLAVTGLVGLSLTLLFALFLVIDVLDDLTKNNQPASMLVSYVANALPNSIALYVLPVGLCAATLITFALLSRTHELTAIRGSGIGPYRVSSVFILFAGTIAALSFGALDSVLPATNQRAIQIKDQIRNRSPRSYRQPEKRWIFGSRGDLVTFSNFNRDRNEILDLGILRFQPKTFFVRERFFAERAGWSAGGWVLQNGWRRDFSGAEETFEPFARLRLEDVDPPAYFAQEWKAPDQMSYGELSAYVADMERRGYETLDLRVGLYRKTAIPAVCVVMVLIALAFAIRTDPRRGPLFGLGISLLLATVYFFAMQTCGKLGEIGVLPPFLAAWAPNLGFSGVGLYLMASSRW; encoded by the coding sequence ATGAACCGACTCCAACGGTACGTCCTCAAGGAGATGCTCGGGCCGACATTCGTCGGGCTCCTGGCGTACGGGCTCGTCCTTCTGATGAACCTGTCGCTCGAGGCGGCCGAGATGGCGATCCGCCGCGATCTGCCGACGGGGCTCGTCCTCCGCTTCATCATCCTGTCGCTGCCTCGCATCGTGGTGCTGACGCTGCCGATGGCGGTGCTGGTCGGAGTGCTGGTCGGCATCGGGCGCCTCGCCGCGGACGGAGAGATCGCCGCCCTGAAAGCTCTCGGCTACGACGTGAGGCGGCTCGTGGTCGCGGCCGCGGCCCTGGGCATCGGGACCGCGACGATCACGTGGCTGGTCTTCGATCTCGCGGTCCCCACGACCAACTACGCCCAGCACCAGCTCCAGGCCGAGATCTTCATCTCGTCCGACCTGAACCGCGAGATCCAGCCGCGGGCCTTCTACGAGAAGATCCCCGATCTGCTCATCTACGCCGATTCAGCGAATCCCGCGGACGGAACGCTCGAGCAGGTCCTCCTGTACCAGAAAGCGACCGACGGCACCGAGGAGATCTCGACCGCCGCCCGGGCCCGGATCGAGTACCTCGAGGGGCGCGGCGACCTCAGTTTTCACCTCGAGGATGTCATTTCCCACGAGTGGGATCGCGCGCACCCCGAGGGCTACCAGCTGGCGCACCGCGCCGAGGAGTCGATCGTGCGCCCGCCGGACGTCTTCACCACGGAGATGCTGAGGTCACTCAAGGACCCGCCGCCGCCGAACCTGCGGGAGCAGGACGTGGCGCAGATCCGGAAGACCATCGAGGAGTTCCGGCACATGCCGAAGGGGCCCGGCCGGAAGCGCGTCCTCAACGAGGCGCTCGTCGAGCTCCACAAGAAGTTCTCGATCCCGGCGACATGCTTCGTCTTCGCGCTGCTCGGGCTGCCGATCTCGCTCGCCCAGCGACGCGGCGGAAAAGCCTGGGGGTTCCTGGTCTCGCTGGTGGTCATCGCAATCCAGTACTTCCTCCTCACGGCCGGCGAGCAGATGGCGGATCGCGGCCGCGTCTCGCCGGCCGTCGCGATGTGGGCCGGGAACGCTATCTTCGGCGCCGCGGCGCTCCTGATGCTCGCCACGGGCGGCCGCTGGAGCTGGGATCCGACAGCGCTGGCCGAGCGCTGGCGCGGGCGCCGCTACCGCGGGGATCGGGCCCCGAAGCCCGCCGCGGCGCCGGCGGCGAGCCAGGGCCCGGAGAGCATCCGCCCCGGCCGGACGGAGCCTCGCCGGACGGGCCTGCTCAGGTGGCTTCCGGCGATCGACGTCTACCTGCTCAGGACGCTTCTCGCCGTCACCGGGCTGGTGGGGCTGTCACTCACCCTCCTGTTCGCCCTCTTCCTCGTGATCGACGTCCTCGACGACCTCACGAAGAACAATCAGCCGGCGTCCATGCTCGTGTCGTACGTCGCCAACGCGCTGCCGAACTCGATCGCGCTCTACGTCCTTCCGGTGGGGCTCTGCGCGGCGACGCTGATCACGTTTGCGCTCCTGTCGCGGACGCACGAGCTCACCGCGATCCGCGGATCGGGGATCGGCCCGTACCGCGTCTCGAGCGTCTTCATCCTCTTCGCCGGGACGATCGCGGCCCTTTCGTTCGGCGCGCTCGACTCGGTGCTCCCGGCGACGAACCAGAGAGCGATCCAGATCAAGGATCAGATCCGCAACCGGAGCCCGCGAAGCTACCGCCAGCCCGAGAAGCGATGGATCTTCGGAAGCCGCGGCGACCTGGTGACCTTCAGCAACTTCAACCGCGACCGCAACGAGATCCTCGACCTCGGCATCCTGCGATTCCAGCCGAAGACTTTCTTCGTGAGGGAGCGCTTCTTCGCCGAGCGCGCCGGCTGGAGCGCCGGCGGGTGGGTCCTTCAGAACGGGTGGCGCCGGGACTTCTCGGGGGCCGAGGAGACCTTCGAGCCGTTCGCCCGCCTGCGCCTGGAGGACGTGGACCCGCCGGCCTATTTCGCCCAGGAGTGGAAGGCCCCCGATCAGATGAGCTACGGCGAGCTGAGCGCGTACGTCGCCGACATGGAGAGGCGGGGCTACGAGACGCTCGATCTGCGGGTCGGGCTCTACCGCAAGACCGCGATCCCGGCGGTCTGCGTGGTGATGGTCCTCATCGCCCTCGCGTTCGCGATCCGGACCGATCCCAGGCGCGGCCCCCTCTTCGGTCTGGGGATCTCCCTGCTGCTGGCGACGGTCTATTTCTTCGCGATGCAGACGTGCGGCAAGCTCGGCGAGATCGGGGTCCTCCCGCCGTTCCTCGCGGCGTGGGCTCCCAATCTGGGCTTCTCCGGGGTCGGCCTCTACCTCATGGCTTCGAGCCGATGGTAG
- a CDS encoding ParB/RepB/Spo0J family partition protein codes for MSKTRGLPTDLRMRHDVHFVDQLAAPQTQSIGKMIDLLELDPNPQQPRREIGDLTDLVASIKEKGILEPILVRHLGLRYQIIAGERRYHAAKAAGLAQVPCIELEVDDRGVLEISLIENLQRRDLDPFEEGDAIRELCDRFEYTHEKIAQKLGKSRTSITEIMSIASIPMDLRDICRRADISSKSLLVEIARQPTAELMAEFVERIARDRLTRDDARKLRAVPPPSGDAASAGDESASKSGFTMKIKFEELGGTLHLKFAQPEVRRGEVIAALQDLITRVRNSGDFRD; via the coding sequence GTGTCTAAGACTCGAGGTCTTCCCACGGATCTGCGGATGCGTCACGACGTCCACTTCGTGGACCAGCTCGCCGCCCCTCAGACGCAGTCGATTGGAAAGATGATCGATCTGCTCGAGCTCGACCCAAACCCGCAGCAGCCGAGGCGGGAAATCGGCGACCTGACGGATCTCGTCGCCTCGATCAAGGAGAAGGGGATTCTTGAGCCCATCCTCGTTCGGCACCTCGGCCTCCGGTATCAGATCATCGCAGGCGAGCGGCGCTACCACGCGGCGAAGGCCGCGGGCCTCGCGCAGGTGCCGTGCATCGAGCTCGAGGTCGACGACAGGGGAGTGCTCGAGATCTCCCTCATCGAGAATCTCCAGCGGCGTGATCTCGATCCGTTCGAGGAAGGCGATGCGATCCGCGAGCTCTGCGATCGCTTCGAGTACACGCACGAGAAGATCGCGCAGAAGCTCGGCAAGTCGCGGACCTCGATCACGGAGATCATGAGCATCGCGAGCATCCCGATGGATCTCCGGGACATTTGTCGGCGCGCCGACATCTCAAGTAAGTCTTTACTCGTCGAGATCGCTCGGCAGCCGACAGCAGAGTTGATGGCCGAGTTCGTCGAGCGCATCGCGCGCGATCGTCTCACTCGAGACGACGCGCGCAAGCTTCGCGCGGTTCCACCTCCGAGCGGTGACGCGGCTTCCGCTGGCGACGAGTCCGCATCGAAGTCCGGCTTCACGATGAAGATCAAGTTCGAGGAGCTCGGCGGAACGCTACACCTGAAATTCGCTCAGCCCGAGGTTCGCCGCGGCGAAGTGATCGCGGCGCTGCAGGATCTCATCACCAGGGTTCGCAACTCCGGAGACTTCCGGGACTAG
- a CDS encoding ParA family protein, with product MIVTICNQKGGVGKTTTAINLSAAIAEKGLKTLLVDLDPQGNASLSYLERNQVGLSVYEALTEPNITFRDVVHRSPILHLDIAPAKINLAKLESRLVGEMDSHFRLKDRIQSVIADYDYIIVDTPPTLGLLTVNALVAATHLLIPIQSSYFSLEGTDDLLETVEKVKARPNPDLQILGVVITLHDKRTVLGRDIRKQIAQVFGEKVFNTVISKSIRLEESPAYKESIFTFAPDSSGALDYYRLSEEVIGRV from the coding sequence ATGATCGTCACGATCTGCAATCAAAAAGGTGGCGTGGGAAAAACCACGACCGCCATCAATCTCAGTGCGGCCATCGCGGAGAAAGGCCTCAAGACCCTCCTCGTCGATCTCGACCCTCAGGGAAACGCGAGCCTCTCCTACCTCGAACGGAACCAGGTCGGCCTCTCCGTCTACGAGGCGCTCACCGAGCCCAACATCACGTTTCGTGACGTCGTCCACCGCTCGCCGATCCTTCACCTCGACATCGCCCCCGCGAAGATCAACCTGGCGAAGCTCGAGAGCCGCCTGGTGGGGGAAATGGACTCGCACTTCCGCCTCAAGGACAGGATTCAATCGGTCATCGCCGACTACGATTACATCATCGTGGACACGCCGCCGACGCTTGGGCTCCTCACGGTAAACGCTCTCGTCGCCGCCACTCATCTTCTCATCCCGATCCAGAGCTCGTACTTCTCCCTCGAGGGAACGGACGATCTCCTGGAGACGGTCGAAAAGGTGAAGGCGCGCCCGAACCCCGATCTCCAGATCCTCGGCGTGGTGATCACGCTCCACGACAAGCGCACGGTCCTGGGCCGGGATATCCGCAAGCAGATCGCGCAGGTCTTCGGCGAGAAGGTCTTCAACACCGTCATCTCGAAGAGCATCCGGCTCGAGGAGAGCCCGGCGTACAAGGAATCGATTTTCACGTTCGCCCCCGACTCCAGCGGGGCGCTCGACTACTACCGCCTGAGCGAGGAGGTCATCGGCCGTGTCTAA